The following coding sequences lie in one Rutidosis leptorrhynchoides isolate AG116_Rl617_1_P2 chromosome 4, CSIRO_AGI_Rlap_v1, whole genome shotgun sequence genomic window:
- the LOC139904640 gene encoding uncharacterized protein encodes MACVNMQVKNEKQGCYMGPRISFSNDFIDSNHHQINNTYTEAPVSSDFEFSVPTFSSNSADEVFFKGKMSPLKENVITLRDELLASHDDDDDDHHHHHGMFNSTKNSSGWWKEKFGLRKSQNGKNVGGLETIDEAKIKPSFFSPNFTGSNRYK; translated from the exons ATGGCATGCGTAAACATGCAAGTAAAAAATGAAAAACAAGGATGTTACATGGGCCCAAGAATTTCATTCTCAAATGATTTCATAGATTCAAACCACCATCAAATTAACAACACTTACACAGAAGCTCCTGTTTCTTCCGATTTCGAGTTTTCGGTTCCTACTTTCTCTTCAAACTCTGCAGATGAAGTCTTTTTTAAAGGCAAAATGTCACCATTGAAAGAGAATGTGATTACACTTAGAGATGAGCTTCTTGCaagccatgatgatgatgatgatgatcatcatcatcatcatggtatGTTCAATAGCACTAAGAATTCATCAGGTTGGTGGAAAGAAAAATTTGGGTTGAGAAAAAGTCAAAATGGAAAGAATGTTGGTGGCTTGGAAACCATTGATGAAGCAAAGATCAAACCTAGTTTTTTCAGTCCTAATTTCACAG GAAGCAATCGTTATAAGTGA